AATAATTTAGCCACCATGTGTGGGTTTTTCCTCCTTTAATGagaagataaaataaaaatctagCTCAAAAAATTAAGTTAATAATGTCTATTTTTTCCCCAGACTACATCTAACTAGTTTACACTTTACACCATTTGTCCCTAAGAGATTGCATTTATAAATTCATTGCtagaattatatattttaaattcagATAATCATTCAGCAATTTATATCATCTTCGTCATTTTATATGAGCCAAATCAAATAATCTTCCTATTTGGGGCTCGACGTCTTGTGAGGAAAAGAAGAAGGCCTACTAGAGACAGAGGCATCGGGAGACCTATTAAGACAAATATCATAATAGTTTAATCTTTTATCTAGAAATGACAAATGTTTCTTTTTTAAACAGACGATGGAAGCTCATATTAGGAACACCTCTCCTCGAACAACGCTTATTGGCATCAAATCTATTTGTCATGGAAAAAACTCAtataaataaattcaatataaaATTAGTTCTGATACAAGAGATCGACCCCGAAGCAAAGTATGGTATGGTAAATGCCATCAACTCTCACTTATTagtatgttcttgatatgttctTATTCTTGTTGCTTGGCCCAATGCCTTCCACTATCATTCGAAATGGTATATGTGGAGAAGTAATTTAGATATCTTATGTACTCTGTCTTCAAATGAATTCTTGATTTctttttcttatatatatatatatatatatatatatattagttttgatatcctgcacactTACCGTGCACACttttgtgagcaccgatgaggtgtcactcatctattggatgcacaatttttctatatttcatcacatccaataggtgagtgacacatcatcggtgctcacaaaagtgcacggtaggtgtgcaagatatcaaaactatatatatatatatatatatatatatatatatatatatatatgtatataacataggtcatgtgtatatatatatatatatatatatatatatatatatatatatatgtatataacatAGGTCATGCACACACTCCGTTCGATAGAGAGAACGATATTCCCCTTAGCTTTAATTATTTCCCTATTACAATAGTTAGATATGTCAAACTGTATACTTCTTTAACTGGTTAATTGAAtttatcatttatttaattttatatgatttaaaacttttaaatagcGATCTCTGTTACTTTctaggatttttattttttttagcatGTGTTATGTTCTGGGAATTAAAGCCATTTCAAGTTGAATTTCGTTTATTTTGATAGATTTCAGGTAAAGCAAAATTTAGGAACAAATATCTTCACATAatttttgagtaggtctcatgtgagactgtctcacggatcacaatctgtgagacgggtcaaccctactcatattcacaataaaaagtaatactcttagcataaaaagtaatactttttcatggattatccaaataaagatctgtctcagaaaatacgatccgtgagactgctcacacaagtttttgccataattTTTATGACGCAAAAGTGAAGTGAGAAAATGGTTTATTATTTATGGACCTCCGCAAATGTTAGGTAAGAATATTTGTTTTCACCCTCTGATTCTTCTTACTCCATTTAATTTTCACTTTCTTGCTGTTGACTACTTTGAATGAATAATGCAGTTGGTGCAAGTCCAATTATTTTCAGGGATTCACGAGATGAGGAGAAAGATTATTTCCATAAGGGAAAGGACATACATATACTTACCTACCCACTTCAAATCATGTGAGGCTCATACGATCCAACTATAAAGCTGTCAATTTTTAAGATTACTGCTTAAAATCGccataaatgtttttttttaattatgataTAGTCATATGTTATATCTTGGTTATATTAATTCGATTGATCTAATTTTTCGTATAAAATCAATTCGGTTAGTTCAACGTTTTTTTTTGGTATGTTGATTTTCAAATGCGCAGTTATAATTCATCAATGTGTTTTAGTCATCGTCACCATGATGAGTTTTAATTCATCGCAACGTTTTTTTAGGCGTCTGTATTCGTTGCATACTTTGCACATTACATAAAAGACTTAATTGTCTTGTTGTCTCGATTTGGAATATTCTGAATATTTGCTGCCGAATCAAACGAAAGAACAACGCATGGAATCCAAAGTCTGGTCAACTTTTTACGTATTGATTGATGTATTCCCCTacgtatatataaaaatatggtACTAATGTTCATTAAAATATACATACGTGTCTTACTTAAAATGAAATGGATCTATCCATTCAACATTCTTGACAATTTATCTTCAAAAGTACGATAATTACTATTATGAGATAGCAACATCATGATCTACAACTTGGGTTTTTCTGATACTCAAAATCTCTTAAATTTATAGCACATAGATCAGAATTTGTTCTTTGCTAGAAGTCATCTTTAGCACCACATAGCTTGCTTACTCCAAGGATCTTCAACCTAGTTGATCCTCCGTGATGGCTTTCCGCTTATTGGTATCACATAGCATCGGAGTTTATGGATGCTTGTGCAGTTCATGCACAACAGATTGATGCTCACCAACCACCCCCGCAAGTTTATTCATTGATACCAATGAACTGTGGGTGAACTTTTTCCTTGGATTTTACAGCAACCAAGAAAAGAGTAATTTCTATGCCAAATCAATTCCTAGAAGCTTTTAATCTACTGATTGTGCAAGCAATTTGAGCATTAGATTCAAGTGAAAGTTgaaaagggggggggggggggggggggtgtgtGTAATAAAATCCTGAATAACAGTGCCTCACACGAATTCATTGGTTCATGCAAGTGTAACCAGAAACATAAATCCGCCTTTTGGGGAAATAAAATAGGACTACATTCAAGAGAACATCGGCAGAATGACAATTTTATTCATACCAGCAATTAAGAGTTTTGGTTCTTTCCGGCTAAAGTTTCATAAGATAAAGAAACGGAGAAAAAACGCACAAATTAACTGATCTATCTGAACCTTTTTTCACCAAGATGAAGGCGACATCACCATTGTGTGCACCTTTTATCATTTTAATCGAGATAAATTGCCAAAACTCGTACAGGTTTAGAAGAAGAAATCTCCATCAGCGATTGATTGGAGTATgcattctttctactattttatTTATAGCATCACGTGACATCACCAGGGTATCATGCAGCAGGATGCTGTAAACATTTAAACCCTGAAAACATTAGAACAGGAAAAATTTCAGTTGTCACACACTTCAAAGACCTATATCAAAATCATCAGAAAAAGGGAATCGTTAATAGGTAAATGTAACCTAATCATAACAGGCAATTAGTAACCAACATCCACATTATGTGTTAACGTAAGCATGCTTCAAATTTAGTTCCATAGCAGAAGCAATATGTTATTGGCGGGTACTGAGTTCAACTGTCATCCTTTATTTGCTTATAAAGACAACTAATCCTGTCTATTATTCAACCCCATCATGCTGAAACCTCACAGGTATAGAAAGATTTGAAGGagaaaaattggaaaataattgaaaattagTGGTATAAGAAAGTCCTTAGAAAAGATGAAATCTACTTCCATCACCTTCGGATACCACAATGAGGACAAAACACTACGGCTGCATTTTGATTGCAGGATTTGATCTGGAGTAAGAGATTTCAACTGAGAAATTAATTGtagaatgaatttcaaatacatCAAAGATGCATGACATTTGAAATACATGACAATTATTATTGAAAATGTTTAACTTAATATGTAATGGATTTGATTTCGATTTAGTCCATCCAAACAAGTCAAAGAATTAGACTATCACATTCCGAATCCATCATTCTGTATTCATCAATCCAAAAACAACCTAAGGATATGAAGAACATATACAAAAAGGAAAACAGTGCAGAAAAACTTCAGCATTATAGAATTTTTGGACTAAAATGCTTTTCTAGGTTATTAGATTTCTTTGATTCTTTCTTAGATGATGCACAAAAATATAATGCTCAGAGATTTATCTTTCCTAAAATACTACAGATAAGCCCATGAATATGGTCCATAAGAAGCTTGGGACTTACAATTGAAGGCAATACGTTAACATAATGTAGATTTTGAGTGCCCAGCTTCAGCTTTTCATTGATTGGACCACCGTCAACCAGCAAAAGTTTTTTAACATTCTCCATTTGATGCACATAGTTCACAATGTTCTTTGTCTTGTGTGAAGGAACCTCCAAATCCTCAAAGACCATAAGCTGTATATTTGAAATGTTATCATTctaaattattttcaaaaacctGAGGTATGTGCAGAACACAATCAGGACAAAATTAATGCACAAAACATAGATAATACTGTGCACTGCTTGAAACAGAAACTTTGACAATTTACAAGATAGGAATAAAAATGAGGGAACACTTGGCAATAAAAGTAGTACAACTGAAGAATGATGAAATAATATAGCTTTGTCAAGTTCCAAATTTTGCAATGGTATTTGGCAAAATCTGACAAATGGGTTCGATGCTACTTATATTATTTCTCTTCCAGCAGGAATATACTTGCCTTCCCTTCTGCTGCACGAGCTGAAAGTGCAATCTTCAGCCCTAGTCGACGAACCTTCTTGTTGAGCTTGATAGCATGGCTTCGTGGTTTGGGACCATGCATGGTAGCGCCACCTCTAAACTGTTGTCCACAAAATATATCAGCTCGAAACTCATTTGAAGTATACATAATGAAGATTGAAGAGGAGCAAGCAAAACAAAATAAGAAAACAAATTCACCTGTGGACCCCGCAATGTTCCATGCCTTGCTCTTCCAGTACCCTTTTGCCGCCAAGGCTTTCTCCCAGTTCCACTAACCTCACTAATAGTTTTGGTAGAATGGGTACCCTGAGAAATATAGCACAGTTTTAATCAGTAGGATTACCAAATAGTACATAGAGAGAACAGAAGGCTGATACACAGACACATTATTCGGTTAAAAAATATGCAACAGACAGAACATCCTCTTTTAGCACAGTGGACTCTGGTCCGGACTTCCGTATATAATTGGGATGGAGCAGCAACATCATGAAAGACATTGAGTCGCTTCATAGTAAGAAAATTAATATCCCCAAGGAAAGACATCAATCAATGAAACATAACCAAAAAATGCACAAATAGTTTTCCCAAAAAGAGAAAATATAGCATCAATTTTGGCCAGTGTATCAACTAGGTAGAGGATTAGGTACCTGCTGCCGTTTAGCAAGCTGCCATCTTACAACACGATGAATAATATCCTTCCTAATTGGTACATCAAAAACATCACCAGCCAAGACCATAAATCCTTTATCgtcattttgaaaatttttaacAGGGATCACCAAGTCCTGGTAGAGACCTGCAGTACCAGTACAATTGACACAaaagagttcaaatgtttcgaGATATACAATGCAGAAAGCCCCACTAGTAGCTTTGAGAgaaattctttctttcttttttttacaaaaaaaataaatcccTTTTGTAGGAGAGAATTGCTCTTTGAACGAAAATAGACAGTAGATCGCTGAAATAAAATGCATGAAAGCATCTACTAAAACAATGCTATCCATTACTACAAGATCCATAAAAAAACAGATGCACATTGATCATAGAGACTTAAACTTCAGGCATTGTAAGGAAAACAATAAAACTATGGAAGCAAATAACTCACAAGATTTTCAAAATGTTGAACTTGTTAATAACTGATTCACTGTTTTCCTGGCTCTGAAGCatcataaaattattatttttcattgacATGTGCACTTATTACACTAGGCCAGTAGGCCCGCAATCAGTAACAAGTAATTTTTAACTCCATCaagataaattcaaaattttggtGCAAATAATATCTACTGCGTATCTGCTGATTATAAAGATCAGTTAATGTAGCACCACTTCACATTTGAACGACCCTCTAGAACAAACAGCAGTACAGCATGCATTAACAAGTGAAGAGTTAGTAAAGAATTCACAAAAATATGTATACTTTAATTCAGTAGAGAATGATTGATCTGATAACTGACGCCAGTGAACATATCAAGGTGAGATTCCAAAAGTGAGAAAATTCATGGACTTCATTAGCAATATGCCTTACTCGATGTCATGCGTGAAAGATTGGCATGACGATGTTGGATTTACAAAGTAATCCTTCAAAAGCAGTAAGATGCACAAGATATGTGAGTGcccaaagaaaatttttgagtcAACGGCTGAAGCTATAATACTGCAATGAGAAGAACTAGGGcagaaaaaaatcataacacttTGTTTTATCACCAAATACTAAAGAAACacaaataaataatacataatagaTAAATGTGAACTAATAACCACCCATAATCTCTTCTGACTTCAATTATGTAAGCTCCACTTCCACTCAGACACATAAGTTACAAGAATCATTTGGAATCAAAGTAACATCATCAAAATAGAGTTTTAGAAACAATTTAGGCATTCAAAGTGAATCCATAATGTTCATACCCAGCATATCAACTGAACcaaaaaatgtattttatacaaaaAAAATCCAAGAAGCTAAATATTAAGGGTTTATACCAATTTTTCGATCAGGAGTCGTCAACTGTTTCGCTGACAATAAATCTGAGGGAAATGTGCCTTCACTCATATTCGAGGTTAAAACAGTAGTCGAATACCTCCGGCAAACTTCAAAAGACATCTGATAAAGATAAGAAGGGGGGCTAGGATTCAATTCCttcacaaaaataataataataattcatgaaagcGTGTAATACAAAATCCAATGACAGGGCATTTAAAATTCAGGCAACTTCAATCAATAAACACAAAACAGTTCAACACTTTTCAAGAAACCCTATATCCTTTCCGTAGTGCACAAAGAACGTACTTTTTTCGGAACAGTAGATTGCACCGAAGACAAGCTCTCCCCGTAACAATGGCCATTGAATGCTGCTTTCAATGTtcaaagaaaatgcaaaaattaAGAAACCCACCAAAAAAAACAAGGGTTCCATGAAATTAACGAACTTTCCCGTTGtttaaacaacaaaaaaattactttttatcgtgaattACCAAACATAATGCAACATCGAAGCTTCGAGAATTAAATAAAAAGCCCCTTTTCAAAGAAGTGGAGTTGATTAAATCAGCATACCATAGGATCTAAAAATTGATCCGAGCGATATATCATAAGAACCGAAGGAACGCAATGCTCTTCTTGAAACTGACAATGCCATTGCTAATGCTTCAACTAACACGATTCAAAAATACAGAAATGCCATTTCAGCTCAAATCATATAAAGTCAGAAATCAGATTGTATCGTATGGATTCAGCTTCAGGAAAGAAAACCAGTGGCAATCCGAAACCTGACCCCGAATAGATCGGTCAAGTTCCAGTGACTATAAGGCAATAACGAATAAGATATGGGAATAGGCTGCGCCACGGCGGCGAGAGGCGGGAACGGCCGGGTAGGAGATCTTTGCTGCTAACCAATTTAAACCCTCGTACAAACCCTTTCCTATCGACGTTGAAATCGGATCGAATTTAATGGGGTTCGGGTCGGGTTCCAAATATAAATATAGTGTTGTagattttcttattttatttcatttcgaAATGTTGCAAAAACAAACTTAGATAATTTTGGAATGctgaataattatttatttatggatGACTGAGTTATTGGTTTAACGTAACAGTAATATTTGTTacgaaaacaaaataaaaattttatatataaatcttatatactaaaattttgaaatatttacttTAGAACCATAAGGTGACATTCGGACTGgctaattaaatttaaaatgaatcgTGTTTggacaaaataaatttttttatttgtccaaatctaattaaattattttgaatgatgaaTATCTGATTACAATATATCGACTTCTACGTATTTCGAAAATTCACTCAACATCGCCATCTAATAATCCTCAATATATTTGGTAGACGGATCAAAGTACATGATAGTACATAAAACCTTCACGTAAATGTCTCAAATCCAAATGACATATTTTACATGTAATAATAGTCTTATACAAAACATTTCAATTGCATTTCCTACCCCGTTTTGGTTTTTGTTTCATATGATAACGATGAGTTACATTCTTTTACTTCATCTTCTCAGTTTAACATGAACTCAGATGTATTAATTAcataatgatatttttttatttagagTGAGAGTAGTATTAATGGGTGATCTCCTGAGAAGTTCTTGTACGTAAACTGCCGACGTTGCGTCACTTGATCTGGTTGTCTAGGTGAGTCGTAAAAAAATGATGTCAGATCTTAATGAGTACTACTGTATCTGCTACAAAAACCAACGATGATGAAAATGATAATACTGATATCTAAATGATATGAGACAACAATAGAACATAAACACGCAACTTCCATAACTCATTAGCCTAACAATCTGGCACATTAGTACCCAAGTAGGTGTATAATACGCATTAAACCTTGGCCAATATCTATAATTCTTAGCCTATTAATAAGCATTTGATCAtaacatatattatattaaaaattatgtGTTATAATTTAAATGAATAATCTTGTTAGGTTcttattaatatttaatataattcaaaACTATTGTTTGTTGACATGATAATATATATTGGttcattttttcttttcctCCTAAAAAAATAAACTTGCAAATCGATGGACATAAATTTCCTTTCTACCCACTAGGCCATTACATTCAAATT
The Primulina eburnea isolate SZY01 chromosome 5, ASM2296580v1, whole genome shotgun sequence genome window above contains:
- the LOC140832734 gene encoding uncharacterized protein — encoded protein: MALSVSRRALRSFGSYDISLGSIFRSYAFNGHCYGESLSSVQSTVPKKMSFEVCRRYSTTVLTSNMSEGTFPSDLLSAKQLTTPDRKIGLYQDLVIPVKNFQNDDKGFMVLAGDVFDVPIRKDIIHRVVRWQLAKRQQGTHSTKTISEVSGTGRKPWRQKGTGRARHGTLRGPQFRGGATMHGPKPRSHAIKLNKKVRRLGLKIALSARAAEGKLMVFEDLEVPSHKTKNIVNYVHQMENVKKLLLVDGGPINEKLKLGTQNLHYVNVLPSIGLNVYSILLHDTLVMSRDAINKIVERMHTPINR